The region CCCGCCAGCTCGTCCCCGATCCAGATCGCCGGCCTGAGGGACGGCGGCTATGCCCTGGCCTGGGAAAGCCCGGACGACAGTGGCGGCGGCATCCGCACCCAGCGCTTCGACGCCAACGGCCAAGCGGCCGGGCCGCCGCAGGACGCCGCCGCCCTCCCCCTCTACACCCAGTCCAGGCCGACGATCACCGGCTTGGCCGACGGCGGCTACGTCGTGCTGTGGCAGATCAACATTGGCGTGAACAGCCCCACCCCCGGCTGGGACGTCAAGGGTCAGCGCTTCGACGCCAGCGGCGCCAAGGTCGGCAGCGAATTCCAGGTGAACACCGCCGCCGCAGGCGACCAGTTCGAAGCCTCGACCGCGGTGCTGGCCGATGGCGGCTTCGTCGTGGTCTGGCGCAGCCTGAGCGAGGGCAACGGCCGGAGCGACGTCTACGCCCAGCGCTTCGATGCGGCCGGCGCCAAGGTCGGGGGCGAGATTCACGTCAACGGCATCACGACCGGTTACCAGGGCAAGCCCGACGTCGTCGGCTTGGCCAACGGCGGCTTCGTCGTGGCCTGGGCATCACTCAGCCTGGACGGTTCGGAATCCGGTATCCAGGCCCAGCACTTCGACGCCGCCGGTGCCTCGGTCGGAGGCGAGTTCCGCCTGAACGGGGACACGGCCGGCCGCCAATACGACGTGGTCCTGTCCGCGCGGCCGGACGGCGGCTTCAGCGCCGTCTGGACGTCCGAATTCCAAGACGGCTACGGCGCCGGTCTTGTCACCCGCAGCTTCGTCACGCGTCTCGAAATCCGCGGCACCGCCGGCAACGACACCCTTATGGGCTCGGGCCTCAACGAAATTGTCACGGGCCTCGACGGCAACGACCACCTCTCCGGCGGGGGCGGCAACGACTGGCTGTACGGCGGCCGGGGCGAGGACGTTCTGGAGGGGGGCTCCGGCGCCGACATCATCCATGGCGGCTTCTACGCCATGGATGGTGACGGCGCGCTGGACAGCGCCTCCTACGCGGGTTCGACCAGCGGCGTCTACATCAACCTGGCCGAGGGACGCGGCTTCAACGCCAGCGCCGACGGCGACCGGCTGTACGGCATCGAGCGCCTGATCGGCTCCGCCTTCGAGGACTATTTGATCGGCCAGGAAGTCGCCAATGGCTGGGGCACCTACTTCGACGCCGCCCGCTATCTGGCCAGCAACCCCGACCTGCGCGCCACCTTCGGCACCGACCTGGCCCGTGCCACCCGGCATTGGGAAAACACTGGCCATCTGGAGGCCCGGCACGGCGCCATGATGGTCAGCGGCTCGGTCATCGCCTCCGGGGACGGTAACGACACCGTCAAGGGCGGCCGCCGCGACGACTACCTGCTGGGCGGGACCGGAAACGACCGGCTGGAGGGCCACGCCGGCCATGATTGGCTGTACGGCGAGGCCGGCGGCGACACCCTGAACGGCGGCCAGGGCGACGACCGGCTGTACGGCGGCGAGGGCAGCGACCAACTCACCGGCGAACAGGACGAGGACCTGTTGGTCGGAGGTGCCGGCGCCGATATCATCCAGGGCGCCTTCAACACAGCCGGTGGCGACACTGCGATGGACACCGCGTCCTACGCGGGCTCGGCCGGCGGCGTCTACGTCAACTTGGCCGAGGGGCGCGGCCTGCGGGCCGATGCCGAGGGCGACCGGCTGTACGGCATCGAGCGCGTGGTCGGCTCCAAGTACGACGACCACTTGGTCGGCCAGGAGGCGGTGACCCCCTGGGGCACCTACTTCGACGCCGCCCGCTACCTGGCCAGCAACCCCGACCTGCGCGCCGCCTTCGGCACCGACCACGCCCGCGCCACCCAGCACTGGGAGACCACCGGCCACCTGGAGGCCCGGCACGGCGCCATGATGGTCGGCGGCTCGATCCTCGTCGCCGACGCCGGGAACGACACCGTGCACGGCGGCATCCACAACGACTACCTGCTGGGCGGCACCGGCAACGACCAGGTCCACGGCCAGGGCGGCCACGACTGGCTGTACGGCGAGGCCGGCAGCGACACCCTGAACGGCGGCGACCATGGCGACCGGCTGTACGGCGGCGACGGCAGCGACACCCTGGACGGCGGGTCGGGGGACGACCGGCTCTACGGCGGCCTGGGCTCGGACACCGTCTACGGCGGGAGCGGCAACGACCTGTTCCTCGGCACGGCCGCGGAGTTGACCGGGGACCACATCCAGGACTTCGGGCGCGGCGACCGTCTGGTGGTCCTGGGCCGGAACCTCTCGCACCTCAGCGGCACGGCGGCGACGAGCCGGGTCGGGGTGGGCAGCGAGTGGTGGGAGTACGTGACGCTGTCGGGACCGGAGATGTCCATGGCCCGGTTCCAGGCGTACTGGGACGGCACGAAGACCGACATCTGGCTGGTCTGACCCGCCCAGAGGGGGCGGACGATGCACCCCCGGCGGCCGAATCGCCGGGGGTTCGTTCAGGCCGGCGGTGACCGCAGCGACAGCCGAACCGTATGCGGGCCGGCAGGAACAGGGCGAAACCCGGGCGCCGCCATGGGCCGACCGCGCGGCCCCATGGCGAAATAAGCCCGCTGCTCAGCCCGGGCCATCCTGTCGTTGGCCTTGACGAACAGGCATACGGGCTCATCGTCACCCCAACCTGGATTGGGGCGGCCGAAGATCCGAAGGCGCACCCTACTCCGCCGCCTTCACCGCAGGGGCCGGGGGCCGGGCGGTGAAGGCGGGATGCTCCTTGAGCGCCACCGGCAGCGGCCCGCCGGTGGCCCAATCCAGCAGTTCGACCGTATGGACGATCGGAATGCCGGTGCCGGCGGCGATCTGGGTCATGCAGCCGATGTTGCCGGTCGCCACGGCGTCGGGCCGGACCCGTTCGATGTTGGCCACCTTGCGGTCGCGCAGCCGGCCCGCGATCTCCGGCTGCAGCAGGTTGTAGGTCCCGGCCGAACCGCAGCAGATGTGCCCCTCCGGCACATCGCGCACATCGAACCCGGCCGCGGCGAGCAAGCCCTTGGGCTGCGTGCGGATGCGCTGGCCGTGCTGCATCGAGCAGGCGGAATGGTACGCGATGGCCTGTCCCGTCGCCGCAACGGGTTCCGACAATCCCAGGTCGGCCATCACCTCGGTCACGTCCTTGGCGAGCGTGCTGATCCGGGCCGCCTTGTCGGCATAGGCCGGATCGTTGCGCAGCATGAAGCCGTAGTCCTTCACCTGCGTGCCGCAACCGGACGCGTTGATGACGATCGCATCCAACCCGCCCTGTTCGACGAGCCCCCACCAAGCGTCGATGTTGGCCTTGGCCGCCCGGTGCGACGGTTCCTCGTGACCCAGATGGTGGACCAGGGCACCGCAGCAGCCGGCCCCCTTCGGCACCACCACCTCGGCCCCGTGGCGGGTCAGGAGGCGAACGGTCGCCTCGTTGATTTCAGGGGCCAGCACCTGCTGGGCGCAGCCGGCCAACAGCGCCACCCGCATGCGCCTGGGCGCTTGCGCGGGATGCGCGGCTCCCGGCCGGTCGGCCCAGTTGGGGCCGTGGAACGTCCTGGGCGCCATGGCGAGGAGCGGGCGCAGCTTCCGGGGCAGCAGCCGGGCGAAGGGCCTGGCGGCCTGGGCACCCAACAGCGACAGGCGGAACAGCGTGGGGCGCGGCAGCACCACGGCCAGCAGCCGCCGCAGCAGCCGTTCGGACAGCGGGCGCCTGTAGGTCTTCTCGATGTGCACCCGCGCATGGTCGACCAAGTGCTGGTAATGCACCCCCGACGGGCAGGTGGTCATGCAGGACAGGCAGGACAGGCAGCGGTCCACATGCTTGACCTCCCCCGCCGTCGGCGGGCGGTCGTTCTCCAGCATGTCCTTCATCAGGTAGATGCGGCCGCGCGGGCTGTCCAACTCGTCGCCCAGCAGCAGATAGGTCGGGCACGTGGCCGTGCAGAACCCGCAGTGCACGCACTTGCGCAGGATCTTTTCGGACTCCGCCGTGTCCGGATTGCTCAACTGGGCGGGGGTGAAGTTGGTCTGCATGATCCGCTCACACGCCCGCGGCCATACGGCCGGGGTTGAGAATACGGCCGGGGTCGAAGCCCGCCTTCACCCGCGCCGCCAGGGCGGCCAGCGCCGGCGGTTGCGGATGGAAGACGTCGACCACGGCCCGGACGGGTTCGGGCGCTCGCATCAAGGTGGCATGCCCCCCGACGGCCGCGACCGCGGCCCGGATCACGGCGGCTCCGCCATCCTCCGGCCCCGACGGTGCGACCCCGATCCAGATGAGGCCGCCGCCCCAATCATGGAAGGCCTGTGCGTCCACGTCGCGGGCGACCTGGGCGGCGACGGATGCCCCGGCGGCGGGCGGCACCGAGACCCGCCAGACGACGCGGGTCCGGTCCGCCACAAAGGGTTGGACGTCGCGCACCGCCCGCCAGAACACCTTGGATGCGTCGGTATCCAGGGACGAGATCTCGCCGAATCCCATCAGAAGATCGGCCAGTTGGGTGGCCCGGGGCCCGACCGACGCCTCCACCCCCTCGATCCGGATCGCGGTGGCCGGTCCGGGCAGGCCGGGGAACGCGTGGGCGACGGCCGCCGGGATATGGGCGGCGGACGAAACCTCGTGCGGGCTTTTCAGAGCCGCCGCCATGGTGCGGATGGCGGTGGCGTCGTCCAGGCCGTGCACCAGCAGGGTGCGGACGGTCGCCGGTGCGGGGAGCACCTTCACCGACACTTCGGTCAGCGCGGCCAGCGTTCCATAGGAGCCCGCCACCAGCTTCATCAGGTCGTAGCCGGTGACGTTCTTCACGACCCTGGCCCCGGCCTTGAACGCCTCGCCCCGGCCGCTGACGGCCGAGAAGCCGAGGAAGTGGTCACGGGCCGCGCCGGCCTGGATGCGCCGCGGGCCTGCGAGGTTGCACCCCAGGGCGCCACCCAGCGTCCCCTGCCCCGCCTCCCCGCCCAGCAGGGGGCCGAGATCGGCGGGCTCGAACGCGAAGTGTTGCCCCTCGGCGGCAAGCAGCCCCTCGAGTTCCGCCATCGGCGTTCCGGGCCGGGCGGTCAGCACCAACTCCGCCGGCTCGTAGTCCACGACGCCGGACAGGCCGGACAGGTCGAGCGTGTGCGCGGCCTGCACCGGCCGGCCGAGCCCCCGCTTGGTGCCGCGCCCCACCAGCTCCAATGCCTGTTCCTCCGATGCCGCCCAGCGGACGACCTCGGCCACCTCGTCGGGTGTCTTCGGCGTGAATGTGCTCATGCCCCGTCCTTCAGAACCGCGGCAGGTCCGGGAAGGGCAACTGGCCCTTGGACACCTTCATCCAGCCCAGGTCCGCGCAACGGTGGAGCTGCGGGAAGACCTTGCCGGGGTTCATCAGCCCGTCCGGATCGAACGCGCACTTGACCCGCATCTGCTGGTCCAGGTCGATCCGGTCGAACTGCACCGGCATCAAATCGCGCTTTTCCACGCCGACGCCGTGTTCGCCCGTGAGCACTCCGCCCACCTCCACGCACAGGCGCAGGATGTCGGCCCCGAACGCCTCCGCCCGCTCCAGCTCGCCCGGAACATTGGCATCGTACAGGATCAGGGGATGCAGGTTGCCGTCGCCGGCATGGAACACGTTCGCCACACGCAGCCGGTGCTTTTCGGACAGTTCCTGCATCCGCCTCAGGACCTCGGGCAGGCGCTTGCGGGGGATCGTCCCGTCCATGCACAGGTAGTCCGGGCTGATGCGGCCGGCCGCCGGGAATGCCGCCTTGCGCCCTGCCCAGAAGATCGCGCGCTCATCCTCGCTCCTGGACAGCCGGCACGAAACCGCACCGTGGGCCGTGGCGATCTCCTGCACGCGCCCGGCCAGGTACTCCACCTCCTCCGGCGGGCCGTCCAGTTCGACGATCAGGATGGCTTCCACGTCCAGGGGATAGCCGGCGTTGACGAACGCCTCGGCCGCATGGATGGCTGGCTTGTCCATCATTTCCATCCCACCGGGAATGATCCCGGCGGCGATGATGGCGGCCACGCAGTCGCCCGCGGCCTCGTTCGAGTGGAAGCCGATCAACGCCGCCTTCGCCGTCTGCGGCCTGCGCAGGATGCGCACGGTCACCTCGGTCACCACACCGAGGAGCCCTTCCGACCCGACCATCAGGCCCAGAAGGTCGTAGCCTTCGGAGTCCAGGTGCTTGCCGCCCAGCCGAACCACGGTGCCGTCCATCAGCACCATCTGGATGCCCAGGACATTGTTGGTGGTCAGCCCGTATTTGAGGCAGTGCACGCCGCCCGAATTCTCGGCGACGTTGCCGCCGATGGTGCAGGCGATCTGCGAGGACGGGTCGGGCGCGTAATAGAACCCCTCGTCCTGGACGGCCCAGGTGATGCCGAGGTTGGTGACGCCCGGCTGCACGACGGCGACACGGTTGTCGTAATCGATGTCCAGCACCTTGTTGAACTTGCCCATGCCGAGCACGATGCCGTCGGCCAGCGGCAGGGCTCCGCCGGACAGGGATGTGCCCGCCCCACGCGGCACGACCTTCACGCCCATGTCCTGGCACAGGCGCAGAACGGCGCTGACCTGCTCGACGGTTTCGGGCAGAACCACGACCATCGGCAGTTGACGATAGGCTGTCAGCGCATCGGTTTCGTAGGCGCGGAGTTCGCGCTCCTCGGTGATGACGCCCTCGCCGGGGACGATATCGCGCAGGCGTTCGATCAACACCGCGCGATTCTGCAACGCGGTGGCGTCCGGTTTGGGCATCCGCATGGCCGTGTCTCCCGCCCGGCGTCGATGCGAAACGCGGGCGATTGGCCCCCGCACGCCGGACGGCCGGAGTGGTAGCACCCCGCGTGCAACAGCGGCAACACCCCCTTTCCCCTTGATATGGGGGCGGCAAGGAAGGTCCGGCGCCGTCCCGGATGGCGCGTCCGGCCGCCCTTCGGCACTGGACTTTCCACTTGGTTTGTGTGCGCCTTACCGTGAGAGGCAGGGCGAGGGATCGGGTTGAGTCCGACCGTGCATAGCAAGGATTGGCACCGCGATCCCGATGAGGCACAGGGTCCGGCAATCGGCAGGGGCCGGGTGGCATGGGCGAAGGCGCGGGCGACGCTCTGGGCGGCGCAGGCCCTTCTCGTTGCTGTCCGGTGGCTGCGCCGGTCCTGGGAACGGCTGGACGCCAAACGCGTGCAACGCGAGCAGGCCCGGCGGGCAAAGGTCGACCGGCGGCGGATCGCCCGCGCCGCGCTGACCGCGCCGTTCCGCGCACTCTATGAAATCGTGGATCTCGCAGCCGCCCTGGTGGTCGCCGCGGCGGACCTGTTCCTGGCCATGTGCGCCGGAATCGGCCTGTTCGTCGTGGTCGGCACCCTGGTGTCGGTGTGGGTGCTGTCGGACCCGGCGCGCATGCGGTTCGTGGCTGGGACCGCCCTGGATTTCGTGGACGCCCACAGGAACGAGATCCTGGCGCGTGAGGCGGATGTGCGGGCGGCGATCGGCCTTGGTCCGGCGGACCGTGGTGCGCCAGCGCAACAATCCGCGCCGCCGGCGGCGCCCCCCCAGGCCCAGACCGTCGCCCCCTTGGCGCCTCAGCCGCCGCCCCCGGCACCGCCGCCCGGCGCGGCCGCCCCGCCGGCCAGCCCCCCGGGCGGATGGACCACGGCCCCGGTCACGATCCGCCAATCACGTTAGGGCGTTGAGGCACGACCGTTGGCCCCAATGGGCCGGGCGCGCGGATTGGGTGCAAACAGGGCCTGGGCGCAAACAGAGGCCCAGCGCAAAGCAAAACCGCGCCGGGATGCGGCGCGGTTTCATCAACGCTCGGACAGTGGCGGCCGGAACAAATCCGGCCGACTGGCTCAGCCCTGGCGGGCCTTGAAGCGCGGATTCTGCTTGTTGATGACGTACACCCGGCCCTTGCGGCGCACGATGCGGCAGCCCTTGTGCCGGGTCTTCATCGACTTGAGGGAGTTCACGATCTTCATGACACGCAAATCCTATGGGAAGGGCCCGGCGAGCGCCTGCCCGAAGTCGCCGGAAATTATGTAGCACGCCCCGGCCTGTCAAGCGTGGCTTGCACCCTCAACTGGAGGGTTTCAGCGCATAGAACCGGTAGCACCGCAGTCCGGCCTCGAACGCGGCGATCCGGGCGGCCCAAAGATTCACCTCCGCGAGGACGGCCTGCTTGGTGTCCCCCATGACCGTGTGCTCCCCCAGGAAACCGGAGAGCTTCTGGATGGCGGAAACGACCTGTGCCCGGTGCGCGTCGGTGACGTCCTCGGCAACACGCACGTCGAGGTTCCGACGCTTCAGGTTGCCCTCGTGCTGGGCCAGCGTCCAAGGGGACGGGGCCAATGGCTCGGTGGCGCGCCAGTTGGTGATCGCCGGCGCGTCGGAGGGTTCGTCGACGAACACGTAGTCCGTGTAGAGGAGCTGCCCGCGGGGCTTGAGCGCCCGCTCGATCCCATCGAAAAGGCGGTCCTTCTCCTTGATGGCGAAGAACAGCTCCCTGGCGAAGACGCAGTCGACCCGCTTGTTGTACTTGAACGACTCGGGATCGTAGGGAACGATCGGCGCCTGCTTGGTCATGCCCAGCTTCTTGGAGCGCTCCATCCCCTCCGCCGCGAGCAGGGGATTCGGCTCCAACCCGGTGATCCAGGTCCCGAACGCATCCACCATGATTCGCGCGGCTCCGCCAAGCCCGGCGTGCAAATCGAGCACGCTCATGGCCGGGTTCAGCCCCAGCGGCCTGACCATCTCGGAGATGTAGTCCTGACCACCCGGCGAAACGAAACCCTCGCCCCAGATCTTCTCGGCGACCCCGATCCGGGTGGCGGTCCACAGCGGCTTGCCGTGGCGGTCCAGCCCCTTGTTGGCGAAGGCCGCGTAGTCGACCTCCACCTCATCGAGGTCGGCCCCCTTCCGGGCACTCATCCAGCGGCGGAATGCGTCGAGATCGTACCCCTCCCACCATGCGATGAAGCGAATCCTCGCCTCTTCCAGCACGGCCTCGGTGTCGGGCCCCAACCGCAGCTTGAAATGGGACAACTGCATTGGGCGCAGGGCTCCGACGATATCTAAGGGGACCGCTCCCACCCCCGTCCGGAGTTACCACCAGCGGCGGCAGCATCATACGGACGGCCTGGGCACCCAACCAAAATTCAGGTGGATGGCATTTATGTCAAGGCGGATCTAAAGCCGCGCGCCGTATGGGGCTCGACAAAAAGGAGCGGCGCGGAAACCGCTTGACCGGCTAACCCACTCCCTCACCGTCCGGATCGACCGGACGGTGAGGGAGTGGTGGGCGCGACAGGGATTGAACCTGTGACCCCCACGATGTCAACGTGGTGCTCTCCCGCTGAGCTACGCGCCCGCCGGTGGGGGACCCAGCATGTAGCATCCGGCCGACCGCCACGCAACCCTTCTTTTCAATACCCCGTTCTTTCGTGGCGGACCGCATCAGGCCGCCAGGATGCGCTCCACCTCCGACGCAAGCTGGCGCAGGTGCACAGGCCGGGCCAGGGTGCGGAAATGTCCGGATGGGGTGGCGGACTGCGACATTGCGACGGCGGCGAATCCGGCGATCAGGACCACCGGCAGACCGGGGCGGTTGCGCACGGCACGGCGGGCCAGCTCGACCCCGTCCAGGCCCGGCATGACCACATCGGTCACCAGGATGTCGTAGGGTTGGCCGGAGATGGCGGCGAGAGCCGTGTGTCCATCGCCCACGGCGTCCACCTCGTGTCCGGCGCTTTGCAGCCGCCCGGCCAATACGCGCCGCAGCCCACCATCGTCCTCGGCCAACAAGATTCGGGCCATCGACGCCTCCCGCGATCCGAAGCGGGATGATTCGGCGCGCCATGCGCGGGCGGAAGCCGGGCAGACGGCGCTCGTCCGCAAGGTGCGACACCGATCGCCACCGGGAATCGCCACCTGGGCGTCTGGACGTATAAGGCCTAACCTGCCTTTATGCGCGTTCCCTTCGGGGACACACGAAGGAACATGAGCTCTCGCGCACCCTCCGCCCGGCCCGACCAGGACAGCTCCGACCCCAATGGGCTTGATGCGCCGTTCGAGGTGCTGGCACCGGGCGAGCAGGTGCTTCCGGTCGTACTTGCCTCGCCCCACAGCGGATGCCGTTACCCGCAGGCATTCCTGGACAGTGCGCGCCTGTCCGGACTGGCCCTGCGCAAGTCCGAGGACACCTTCGTCGACGAGGTCTTCGCGCAGGCCCGCACGCTGGGCGTTCCGATGATCCGGGCCCTGTTCCCGCGCGCCTTCCTGGATTTGAACCGCGAGCCCTTCGAACTCGACCCCGAGATGTTCGAGGACGCCCTGCCCGCCTACGCCAATACCCGCAGCCCCCGGGTCCAGGCCGGGCTCGGCACCATCGCGCGGGTGGTCGCCACAGGCGAGGAAATCTACAGCCGCAAGCTGCGCTTCGACGAGGTGCTGGACCGGGTGAATCGCTATTACCACCCCTACCACGCCGCCCTGAAGGATCTGGTCGAGCGGACGCGCCGGCGATTCGGCTGGTGCGTGCTGCTGGACTGCCACTCCATGCCGTCGGCTGGCGCGATGTCGGAGGGGAACGGGCGACCGCAGATGTTCGATCTGGTGCTGGGCGACTGCTTTGGCAGCGCTTGCGCACGGGCCGTCACCGATACCGCCGAGGAGGTGGCAGCCGGCTTCGGCTACACTGTCGCCCGCAACAGCCCCTACGCCGGTGGCCACACCACCCGCCACTATGGCCGGCCACGCCTGGGCGCCCACGCATTGCAGATCGAAATCAACCGGTCGCTGTACATGGACGAGGCGCGGTTCACGCGCAAACCCCACCTGTCGACGCTGGCGGACCACATGACGGCACTGGTGGAGGCGATCGGCAGGCTGGAGTTGAAGGGGGCGTGGCGGCCGTGAGCCCCGGACCTGACAGGCCGGGCAGCCGTATCGTCCTTCGGCCCGCGACCACGGCCGACCTGCCGGACATCCAGGCCATCTACGCCCATCATGTCCGCCACGGCCTCGCCAGCTTCGAGGAGGTGCCGCCCGATCTTGCGGAGATCACCAGACGCTGGCTGGACCTGGCCGGACGCGGCCTCCCCTATCTGGTCGCGGTCGAGGCGGGCGAACCGGTCCCGGAACCGATTCTCGGCTATGCGTACGCGAGCCTGTACCGCCCCCGGTCCGCCTACCGGTTCACCTGCGAGGACTCGGTGTACATCCGCCCGGGATCGGAGGGCCGCGGCATCGGCCGCATGCTTCTGGCGGCGCTCGTGGACCACTGCACCGCCCGCGGCTTCCGGCAGATGGTCGCGGTCATCGGGGACAGCGCCAACGCCGCATCCATCGGGCTCCACCGCGCGCTCGGCTTCGAGTCGGCCGGCGTGCTCCGGGCGGTCGGCTTCAAGCACGGGCGTTGGGTGGATACGGTGTTGATGCAGCGCGCACTCGGCCCCGGCACGGAGCATTCGCCCGGTTTCGGCGCCCCGGGCCCGCTGGATACCCCCGGAAGCTGACCGGCACCGCCGGTCGAGCGTCATCACCGCGGGTTGGCGCACGAAAAAAATGGGCCGTGGTGATCCACGGCCCAAGTTTAGGGAGGAAACGCCCAAGAAGTGCGTTACGGATGGCCGCAACCGCAGCCATACCGCACTGCACAATATGATGCAGGTGCGAACGATTTTCAAGCCGCTTGACGCGGCCGCGAACGAGTTTCGAATTGCCCGCTGGCTCGCCGCCCTTTGAAATCAGCGGCAAAGCGTTGATTCCGCCTACGGAGCCGGCCCCGGGCGTGGCCTGGCAATGCTGCATTGCAGCGCCCCCCCCCCTTGTCCGCCAGGCCGACCACCTCAGGCTCCGTGCCTGACGCCCCATTGCAGGCTCACGCCGGGGCACCACGCACCTTAAGGCCAAAATCGCCGGGCCGAGAACGCCAAGCCCGGCCGAGTTGTTACATCGGCCAGAATCAAGACCGGCGCTTCGTCGGCAGGCTGCGGGAATTGGCCCGTTCATCGAGGGAGGTTGCGGCATGAGCCGCTTGGTCGTGGTGTCCAACCGTGTGGCACTGGTCGACGAAGGCAAGCAGGCGGCCGGTGGGCTCGCCGTCGCAATGGCCGAGGCTTTGCGGCAATCCGGCGGCATCTGGTTCGGCTGGAGTGGCCATGTCGTCGCCGAACCCACAACCGAGCCGACACTGTCGCACCAGGGTCGCCTGACCTATGCGACCGTGGACCTGAACCAGCGCGACTTCGAGGAATACTACAACGGTTATGCCAACTCGACCCTCTGGCCCTTGTTCCACTACCGGCTGGGCCTGACCAGCTACAGCCGGCGCAACTACGAAGGCTATCAGCGGGTCAACGCCCACTTCGCCGACTGCCTGACGAAAATGTTGCAGCCCGATGATTGGATCTGGGTGCAGGACTACCAC is a window of Azospirillaceae bacterium DNA encoding:
- a CDS encoding calcium-binding protein; this encodes PASSSPIQIAGLRDGGYALAWESPDDSGGGIRTQRFDANGQAAGPPQDAAALPLYTQSRPTITGLADGGYVVLWQINIGVNSPTPGWDVKGQRFDASGAKVGSEFQVNTAAAGDQFEASTAVLADGGFVVVWRSLSEGNGRSDVYAQRFDAAGAKVGGEIHVNGITTGYQGKPDVVGLANGGFVVAWASLSLDGSESGIQAQHFDAAGASVGGEFRLNGDTAGRQYDVVLSARPDGGFSAVWTSEFQDGYGAGLVTRSFVTRLEIRGTAGNDTLMGSGLNEIVTGLDGNDHLSGGGGNDWLYGGRGEDVLEGGSGADIIHGGFYAMDGDGALDSASYAGSTSGVYINLAEGRGFNASADGDRLYGIERLIGSAFEDYLIGQEVANGWGTYFDAARYLASNPDLRATFGTDLARATRHWENTGHLEARHGAMMVSGSVIASGDGNDTVKGGRRDDYLLGGTGNDRLEGHAGHDWLYGEAGGDTLNGGQGDDRLYGGEGSDQLTGEQDEDLLVGGAGADIIQGAFNTAGGDTAMDTASYAGSAGGVYVNLAEGRGLRADAEGDRLYGIERVVGSKYDDHLVGQEAVTPWGTYFDAARYLASNPDLRAAFGTDHARATQHWETTGHLEARHGAMMVGGSILVADAGNDTVHGGIHNDYLLGGTGNDQVHGQGGHDWLYGEAGSDTLNGGDHGDRLYGGDGSDTLDGGSGDDRLYGGLGSDTVYGGSGNDLFLGTAAELTGDHIQDFGRGDRLVVLGRNLSHLSGTAATSRVGVGSEWWEYVTLSGPEMSMARFQAYWDGTKTDIWLV
- the glcF gene encoding glycolate oxidase subunit GlcF — its product is MQTNFTPAQLSNPDTAESEKILRKCVHCGFCTATCPTYLLLGDELDSPRGRIYLMKDMLENDRPPTAGEVKHVDRCLSCLSCMTTCPSGVHYQHLVDHARVHIEKTYRRPLSERLLRRLLAVVLPRPTLFRLSLLGAQAARPFARLLPRKLRPLLAMAPRTFHGPNWADRPGAAHPAQAPRRMRVALLAGCAQQVLAPEINEATVRLLTRHGAEVVVPKGAGCCGALVHHLGHEEPSHRAAKANIDAWWGLVEQGGLDAIVINASGCGTQVKDYGFMLRNDPAYADKAARISTLAKDVTEVMADLGLSEPVAATGQAIAYHSACSMQHGQRIRTQPKGLLAAAGFDVRDVPEGHICCGSAGTYNLLQPEIAGRLRDRKVANIERVRPDAVATGNIGCMTQIAAGTGIPIVHTVELLDWATGGPLPVALKEHPAFTARPPAPAVKAAE
- the glcE gene encoding glycolate oxidase subunit GlcE, which codes for MSTFTPKTPDEVAEVVRWAASEEQALELVGRGTKRGLGRPVQAAHTLDLSGLSGVVDYEPAELVLTARPGTPMAELEGLLAAEGQHFAFEPADLGPLLGGEAGQGTLGGALGCNLAGPRRIQAGAARDHFLGFSAVSGRGEAFKAGARVVKNVTGYDLMKLVAGSYGTLAALTEVSVKVLPAPATVRTLLVHGLDDATAIRTMAAALKSPHEVSSAAHIPAAVAHAFPGLPGPATAIRIEGVEASVGPRATQLADLLMGFGEISSLDTDASKVFWRAVRDVQPFVADRTRVVWRVSVPPAAGASVAAQVARDVDAQAFHDWGGGLIWIGVAPSGPEDGGAAVIRAAVAAVGGHATLMRAPEPVRAVVDVFHPQPPALAALAARVKAGFDPGRILNPGRMAAGV
- a CDS encoding FAD-linked oxidase C-terminal domain-containing protein, producing MRMPKPDATALQNRAVLIERLRDIVPGEGVITEERELRAYETDALTAYRQLPMVVVLPETVEQVSAVLRLCQDMGVKVVPRGAGTSLSGGALPLADGIVLGMGKFNKVLDIDYDNRVAVVQPGVTNLGITWAVQDEGFYYAPDPSSQIACTIGGNVAENSGGVHCLKYGLTTNNVLGIQMVLMDGTVVRLGGKHLDSEGYDLLGLMVGSEGLLGVVTEVTVRILRRPQTAKAALIGFHSNEAAGDCVAAIIAAGIIPGGMEMMDKPAIHAAEAFVNAGYPLDVEAILIVELDGPPEEVEYLAGRVQEIATAHGAVSCRLSRSEDERAIFWAGRKAAFPAAGRISPDYLCMDGTIPRKRLPEVLRRMQELSEKHRLRVANVFHAGDGNLHPLILYDANVPGELERAEAFGADILRLCVEVGGVLTGEHGVGVEKRDLMPVQFDRIDLDQQMRVKCAFDPDGLMNPGKVFPQLHRCADLGWMKVSKGQLPFPDLPRF
- the ykgO gene encoding type B 50S ribosomal protein L36, whose protein sequence is MKIVNSLKSMKTRHKGCRIVRRKGRVYVINKQNPRFKARQG
- a CDS encoding methyltransferase domain-containing protein, which encodes MQLSHFKLRLGPDTEAVLEEARIRFIAWWEGYDLDAFRRWMSARKGADLDEVEVDYAAFANKGLDRHGKPLWTATRIGVAEKIWGEGFVSPGGQDYISEMVRPLGLNPAMSVLDLHAGLGGAARIMVDAFGTWITGLEPNPLLAAEGMERSKKLGMTKQAPIVPYDPESFKYNKRVDCVFARELFFAIKEKDRLFDGIERALKPRGQLLYTDYVFVDEPSDAPAITNWRATEPLAPSPWTLAQHEGNLKRRNLDVRVAEDVTDAHRAQVVSAIQKLSGFLGEHTVMGDTKQAVLAEVNLWAARIAAFEAGLRCYRFYALKPSS
- a CDS encoding response regulator, with translation MARILLAEDDGGLRRVLAGRLQSAGHEVDAVGDGHTALAAISGQPYDILVTDVVMPGLDGVELARRAVRNRPGLPVVLIAGFAAVAMSQSATPSGHFRTLARPVHLRQLASEVERILAA
- a CDS encoding N-formylglutamate amidohydrolase codes for the protein MSSRAPSARPDQDSSDPNGLDAPFEVLAPGEQVLPVVLASPHSGCRYPQAFLDSARLSGLALRKSEDTFVDEVFAQARTLGVPMIRALFPRAFLDLNREPFELDPEMFEDALPAYANTRSPRVQAGLGTIARVVATGEEIYSRKLRFDEVLDRVNRYYHPYHAALKDLVERTRRRFGWCVLLDCHSMPSAGAMSEGNGRPQMFDLVLGDCFGSACARAVTDTAEEVAAGFGYTVARNSPYAGGHTTRHYGRPRLGAHALQIEINRSLYMDEARFTRKPHLSTLADHMTALVEAIGRLELKGAWRP